The genomic stretch TTTCAGGGAAGAGTCAAGAGAGAGCCTATTTTATCTACCATGGATAGGATCAAGGCTCGATTAGCAgggtggaaaggaaagcttctctCTCTGGCTGGCAGAGTGGAGCTGATCAAATCTGTTATATCAGGAATGCCCCTTCacaatttctttgtttattgGTGGCCGGCTACCCTTATCAAGTGCTTAGAGAAatggatgaggaacttcatCTGGATGGGAGAGATTGATTCCACCAAAGGCATCACGGTGAAGTGGGAATCAGTTTGCAACCCAAAGAGAGAAGGAGGTCTGGGAATTCGCCGGTTTCATGATGTTATAAAGCTCTTCTAGCAAAAATGacctgaaaaattaaaaatgaagactcTGAGCTTAGCAGACTAGCCAGGGCAAGATTCTTAACTATACATAGCCTCCTAAAGAAAGGCTACAAAGGCTCCTCAATATGGCAAGGCATAAAAAAAATGCGGAAGTTTGTGGGAGAAAATGAGAGATGGATTGTGGGAGATGGTAAAAAGATTTACTTTTGGAGACAACTGGATGAGTCCGAGATCAATCTCTGACATCTCCTGCCTTGGGGAGGACGCTTTTAGTAACCATTTTCATACAGTGGACCAATTTATTGACAACGGCATGTGGAAGCTGCTTATCGTCGAGTCGAACCTCCTAAATCTAGCTTTTGATTCTATTAAGAGGTTGCCCCTCCCCTCCATTCCCATGGAAGATAAGTGTATGTGGAAGCTGGAACCATTAAGAATTTTTCTGTCAAGTCTGCTTGGGAAGGCATTAGGAAGGCAGCTCCGGTAGTCTCTTGGGCTTCGCTGGTATGGAACAAGGACCTCCCGCCGAGACTATCCACCTTGGCTTGGCGCTGGGCTCACGGGAAGCTACCTACTGAtgataaaattcaaaagaaagggATTTACCTACCCTCGAGGTGTGACCTATGCATTTAGTGAGGAATCCTTCAACCACCTTTTTCTTGATTGCAGCTACTCTTCGGAAATGTGGAACAGGGCAGTGGCAATGTTCAATGTGGTTTGGACTAATCAACCCACTATGGCGGATGTGATAAAATGGTGGAAAAATATGGGTAGAGGCCGGTCCTTGAAGAGGCCTTGGATGATTGGGTTGGTTGTGATAATTGAGGCtatttggaaagaaagaaatggtagacGCTATGAGGGCAAGGCATGCTGCCCTTCCTTGGTGGTGAACACTGCAATCAGGGATGTCTCTTTCATTTGTAACGGTATGAAAATCTCTCCCTCCAATGTTGTAGATCTTATTCTAGCTAAATTATTGCTACTATCAATTCGCCCTTCTTCTGCTCTGAGCACCCTGGAGGTTTATCGGTGTAAGCCACCCAGACCATGGGTGAAGCTAAATGTGGATGCTCATTCCCTGGGTAATCCTGGCTGAGCAGGTGGTGGtggtagcttcagagaccataatggaaaaatgattttctcatttggattttttatggGTATAGCTACAAATTTTCAAGCGGAAACTTGGAGCATCATTAAGGGTATGACTTATGCTCGCAGTTTGGATGCGAGGAAAGTTTGGATTGAAACTGATTCTTCATTTGCGGTGACTTTGTTTCATCATAGGCTCATTCCTTGGTTCGTGTACTAGGAGTGGTCCAATCTTCTTGGGTATATTGATTCTATAGAATGGAAGATCACACACTGTTTCAGAGAAGCAAACCCCGTGGCGAATTACTTAGCCAAAGAAGCAGCAAAGTTAGGTGTATCTGGAGCCAGAGAAAGCCTCCCTCGGTCTGTTATGGATGAGTTATTTTTAGATGAATCTGGTCGCCCTTGCTTCAGATTGTATATATAGCGGTTGGgagcctctgctgatggcattgccgaaggtggaggcccTCATCTGCAGGCGATTGGGAGTTTCTgatgatggcaatgccgaaggtggaggctctcGTCTGCTAGtttgttgagtttttttttttttttctttatgtatctaattattttttcctcctatttaataaaatttcgaccttctaccaaaaaagaaaagaaggcaaAATTACTGTGAAACCATTTTAGCTAGTTCTATATACACCTGCAAAATTACTGTAAAACCACAGGTCTCCAACATATACAcctgtaaatatatatatatatatatatatatatttgtgctAAAAGGTTAAtattagagcaaacaccaagaaaatacgaaaataaatagacaaatctgagaaaacttcccattcggatcgccaccaaaatatgttggagcaggtcaatcttcaaaatgggtcaagaattggagacaaacttaacaattaaTTGtattaaaagatgaaaaaatagaatacaagaagagaatgaaatatCTCAGGCATAAAACATAGGCCTTACTAATCTAACGACTCCAACCCTCACTTTccgcattgccatcagcaggagagggACTAGAGAACACACAAaccttaaaaattaaaatccatcAGGACCATTGAAAATGAAATCTTATTCTACCCTGAGCATctatttgaagttcttcatgCATGCTAGTTTCCAACTTACCTAAAAAATCTGCGAAACCATTAGTGGCTCTGCCTGTTGGACCGGCTGGGAAGTCTATGCCATTTGGTTTGTAATTTGCTTTTGCTGTTGTATTAAGGAAATCATTATTGCCACAATCTACAATAGAATCTCCAAATATGTATAAGGCAGGGGCCAGAGGACTTGAGCAGTTTGCCAAGAAGAACTAAGGAAATAAGCAAAGTGAGATTAGGAACATGAGAAAGGTGTCATCCATGTCTATCATGAATTATACCAAACAATATTTataggaagaaggagagattcTGATTATATTTCTCTAATGAACAGTGAATGATTAGTATCAAATTCAGAAATCATGTACTAGCCGACCTCGATCTGGTAGTTGAAATAAGGTTTACAGAAGCAATTTGACTCTATGACTTGGTATCGAAAGAACAATAAAATACAAAAGTAGTTTGATGACTTGAGGCTTTATATTCctatattttatttctctatCTCCCACAAACTTTATATGTAtccattgctctctctctctctcccttttttttttttttaatatcttttaTGGGAAAATTAAGCACTCTACCGATCTAGCGTATGCACTGGCTGATAAGAGCATAGGCAGAAGCATTTTTAGTGACATTGGGGTGGAGCAGCGTTTTGTGCTCGCCTGTGTTTGGGTGTTTTTGCGTTAAACTGACATAGttctttttctcatatatattttttaaacataTAGGCTATCTTGGCAAGCTATGTACCCTTCCTCTTGATCTGAGGTGCGAAGAGAAACATCTCTTTTTTGTGACTTCCACTTCTCAATCTCGGACCGGAAAAGTGATTGACCGGGGCCCTAttgatgaatgaaagaaaaggtTTATGAGCCCTAGCCCTATTTATAATATGATCGCATACTCATATTAgtaattgttaagtttgtcttgaattcttgatccaTTTTGAAGGTTGACCcacttcgacatattttggtggagactcgaatgggaagttttctgggATCTGTGATGGATGCAAAGGGGTTGGAGTaaataatgtactgttgtcttgttgagaaagtcattgtattttgggggtttatcaagctagggttttagggcgagttttctcgtcgctacttgggtgtaatcttttttttgcatcatgaaacatcttcttcttcacccgaggacgtagcacaccacactggtgtgtgaacctcgttaaatctctatgtcgtggtgatcttttgtctatttatttttgtatttcttggtgtttgatctaacaataaCTATATTAGATTTCCATATAAAAAAAACTAGCATGTTAAAAGTATATCTGCCTAAGAGTGTAGATGGACAAGAGAAACATTTGAATTCTCAACTACTGATTAggtttgaaaaggaaaattttatggaTTTAGAATGTTGAACTGAGCTCCGGCCCATTTTGTTAAAATAGTCAACTTGACTactattcaaaataaaaaatctattacaAGCCTACCAGAAGGGAATTCTCCTGATTGAGTTGAGTCATCAAATGTAAAAGGTAGAACAGATGCACCTGAACCTTCATCGAAGAAAACCAGCACATATAGACTCTAGTTAAGTAAGAAAGGTTAGTTGATTAATTTAGCccacaaaaagtaaaaaaaatgggatAGATTGATCCATTCCCACTCAGCTCACCTTGATCTTAGAAAATGTATAAATTTATATAATATCTGTCCATTGATTTGGTCTATCGGCATATATTTTCAGACCTTTGTCAAATATTTCTCTCTAGAATTGTTTGATCAAATATCTAAGTAGATGTCTTGGGGAAGGGGTTTGGGACGATCCCCTTGAAATTTCCTATCAACATTCCTGAACATAGTTTGAAACATGCCTCAAAAACTTAAATGCTTAAAAGTGAGGATGGATTGAGAATGTAAAAAAGCAAAGTAGAAACAAAGATAAAATGGAAAAGGTTCGAACTTATACTTTTGCCATATAAGTATATAATAAGTTAGATAGGCTTCAGAAGAGATTATGATTATGAAAAAGTAAGATTACCTCTTATGCAAACTAGCTTGAACTTATTAAATCAGGACTACAAAATTCATATATCTATTAGTCTGGTATTTTTGAGATTTCAGCTTCCATTATATTTAAGGTAGATtccattatatattttttttcttttgggaaggTTAGGAAAGCCTTAATTTCCTTGATCTTATTAATTGGGCAAAAGTTTGTTAGAAAAGACGAAAGTGGTATGGGTGTTCTAAGAATCAAGGAATCTAATCTTGCGGACATCACTAAACCTATCTGGAATATATATAACGTCTAGAAATAAAAACATTTGGTTAACTGGGTATACTCTAGATAGTTAAAGTCAGGCTTCATTTGGACTACCACTTGTCTAAATGATGCATCATGGGTTTCGAAGACATCTATCAGTACTATTATTTGTTTACATATCTTTGGCTTAATAATTGGCATCCTAATGGTGAGCTTATTTCTAGATATGACAACCATGTAAGATGTGATGCTGGTTCTGATAGTATAACCAATTTCTCGTCCATTATCCGAGATGATATTTGGTGTCCGGGTGTTAGTATTTCCAGTAACGAGATGATATTTGGTCtaatctattttcttctttgatgaGACCTAGAGGTTGTGGTGTTTTAATTTTATGGTTTCCAAGCTTTTCAAAGAAATTTAGCTCTACCTATGCCTAGAGTTTGATTACATCAAAATCTCTGAAGGCTCCTTGGCATAGGATTGGCTGCTTTAGTTTGAATATTTCTAGACATAGTTTTACAATTTAGCATGTTATGCCTTTATTGCTCCCAATTTAGGAGTTCCTCCATAGGAGAAATTTTCTAATCTCTGATTGTAGTTACGTTGTAACTCTAAAAAACGTAAACcactttttcttctattgtcCTTAATTTCTCTAGATCTATTTGGAAATGAGTCCTCAGTAAGTGTTGGCCTCATCAACGAACAATCCTTCATTTTCAAGGAGAATGGGAGTGGATTTAAAACATTTTAGGGCTAAGTCAATAAGTGATTGTATTGGAAAGCTTACCTTTAGTATTTTGTTTCATCATGTTTTTCAGTAACATTCCGATCATGCTCCCTCCTTCTTAAGAGCTTTGGAGTGCTTGGTTCCATCTTTCGAGGAtgatctttgtttttttccctcttGCATGGCTTATGTTAGCTCTTTGTTCGGCATCGGCCTTAGATATTGTGTTTGTTCTtatgtttcttttgtttatctTTTCGTTGACCTTTTCGCTCTTTCCCCCTCTTgagtttaatatatttattttttgattaaaaaagaagttggaaaaaaataaaagaagatggacCTTCTCGTCACATAATATGGAACAGAAATGGAAAGTCAATACTTTTGAGATAAATATAGGCTTCAACCAATGCATTGCCTAGGTACTTTAAGAAATAGGCATCTTGCCTTGTTGGACCTTCATCTTAGCTTTCCCTTCCACCCATGTTTCTTGATGTATCATCTTTTTTATGGTTGCTTCTTTACCTCTATTTTTGATTGATCATCATTTCTTAGTTGTTTCCCCTTCCCTGGCTTTTGATGTACCATCATCTGATTGCTTGTTTAGATTATTTGTTTGGGATCCCCCCATAGTGGGACCTTCctattatctctctctcccacctTGGTTTCTTGATGTATCATCCTTCTATAGTtgtttctttccttctatttttgatGTATCATCATTTGTTAGATGTTTCCTGCatccttggcatttgatgaatCATCATTAAATTTCTTGTTTAAATCTTTAGTTTGGGGTCCCCATAAGGCTTTCCTTTGTTGGTTTTGATGTTTTACTTTGCTATTttgatttaatatatttttattcaaaagaaaagaaaagtatataacaataaaaatttGCAATAAATTACTACTATTAGAAAGTGTGACTATTTTCTATCACCCTATTcccaatttttttgttaaaatattTTACTTTGGAACATTTTGGGTTTATCCAACCAGGTAAATCATGATCCAATGAAAGGAAACCTAAGATCGATATTGTTCTTATTCTTattatgtatgaaaataaatcatATGCTTCAAATACATTCAGTGAAAATTAAATCTAATAGCAATTGAGTTATATACACCTGTTAAATAAAAATCTGTTTGTAGCCAAGATGGTTACAAGTGATTGCTGTAACcacttttctctttcctctcttttttttattttatttttttatttttaattttttttttttaccgatatAATATTTCTCACTTCTTTtttaaaatgagattttttttttttgggtggtaatttctccccttctctctaTTTTCATCTCCATCTTTGTCTCTGTTTCTGGCCCTCAACTACGATTCTCCCTTCCTGATCCCTGTGCTCATACTTAATCCCACTTCCCAACTCTTCACCCACCCACCAGTTCAATTCACCGCACCCGTAGTTTGTAGCCCCTATGCAACTCTAGTACCCCCAACTTACAATACCCATGTAGCTTTGAGTCCAAATGCTCTCTTGTGAGTagttagggatgtaaatggatagtcaaaatcCGAATTTGAATTCGCATTCGCATTCGTATTCATTTAGGGGTTTTCATATCTGAATAAGGGTATCTGGCTGGATTAAAATccgaattatccaaaaaaataattatccgatcctattaataaataatcaattaatgattttgagggtttttgaagtttaaacaggttctagagaatgaggaaaatgGTTAACACAACCTAGAAAGCTAGATTAAGTGCaaattatatacattgggggggggggggaggaaggtcTGGATTACACAAGTAAGAGAGTAAATAGATAGTTGAAAATCCGAATTTAATCCGTATTCGTATTCGTTTAGAGTCTCCATATCTGATAAAAAATATCCGGATCCAAATACATCCGATCCAAATTCGATCCGTATCCCATTCGTTTACATCCCTATTCATAGGAGGGTAACAACTCTTTTGCAAAGCTAGTTAGTGCTAATAGCGTGGCAACCCACATACTGACAACCCGCTCTCTAAAATTGcctctcatcttctctttcttgtaatttttatatttaaaattctaccttttcatttttccctttattattatattcaaccacttcctctccctcttctccgtAGTAGTAGGGGAGTTGAAGCGAGGGGGGAGGCGAAGTGTGTTGATAGAGTGGTGACTCGGGGTGTGATGCGATGAGTATCACGCACAAGAAATAATCTAGTCATCGAGTACCAAAGTTGGGCAAGACAAGGGAGAGACGTTGAGGGGAGCGTGCTCTTTACTCCCATATTTGTTAGGGAGAGATCCTAAATTATTGATAAATAGTGGTTTCCTTATATGGGTCAAAGCGGACAATATCATGAATAAAAGGCTAGATCGTTACAATAGGGATCAAGTTGCCCCCACTATGGGGCCATTACATAGAAGGGAAAACTGGGGCGGGAGTACTTGGGGAGAACCTCTTCCTGTTCACCGTAGTGCCTTATTGTTTCTGTGTAAGCTTCAGGATGTCTATTGGAGTACACTGTGTAGTACCAATGAAGCAATCAGTCGCAAGCAACAAGTTTGtctgttgagatggatgtgcactATCCCAAAAGATATGTGAAGTCCTATTTACGCAAGGTGGGACATCTTCTTGGCACGCAGAAGTTGCATTGTTTATAACACAACATGGGCTTCTATTTGTGAACCCTGCAACAGTATAGTAAGGCTTAATCATCTAAACAAGAAAAAGTACATGGAAGGCTTTTTGGAGTTGATTAGTGGCAAAATCTGACCATATTTATAAGGGTTTTGATTCACATCATAGATGAACCCATAAAGGTCACCAAGAACAAAAGTTGAACCATTGAGGGTGTCACTTAGTTCTTGTAATATATCTGGAAGTCCTTCATTGTAGATGGATACTAACTGATTGTCATCCTCAACACATCCAGTTGTAAGGTTTTTGCTGTATAATTTTGATGGTATACACCCAACAGCTGCGATATTGAATACCAAAATCTTCCTGGCTCCCAAATTATAAAGATCCTGTGATTGTATACCCACAATTGAGATTAAATGTGAAGAACTTAATGATCAGTCAAAAGGGTTGATGTGTTTATGTCAATACCTGTAAATGATGTTTGAGTTTTTTCAAGAGAATGCCAGAAAATTGAACTGGGCTGTATAGGTGACTGCTATTGTAATATGCTGGTAGGAGATAGTTTGCCAAGTAGTCATTGTTGCCTATCTCTACCACAAAAATTGACTTGGATAAGTACTGGGAAAACTCTTCCTTGGTCTTAAAgttctttggcaagtaatggtTAACAGTCTCCTGGAAAAACTCTATCTGTTTCTGCAACTCTAAATTCATTCCCTGCATCACAAATCCATAAGTTAGGATAAATTCTAcaaaatcttcatttcttcaaaaTGATTAATATATTCAACATAGCCCCAGAATTCTCAACACACCCCCACAAAtctctcccccccacccccNNNNNNNNNNNNNNNNNNNNaaaaaaaaaaaaaaaaaaaaaaaaatcaaggataGTATAATAAAGAAGATAGTCCATATTAATGTGAGCATTACCACTACTCTTTGAACTTTCACATACATTGTGATTGAAAACTAGGTAGCATAAGAACTTACTAATACTTTTCCTGAATTTTGGAGGATGCCAGCTGATCCTGATGCATAATTGATTCCAGTAATTGTTTTACTCTTTTGCGCCTTTGAAAGACCCAAGTATGGAGGGACAACAGGTAACCCAAGATACTGAGCTGGCAATCAAAACTCACAAAAATCATTAGGATCACAAGACAAATTAAGGAAGAATGTTTATTCTATACAGTGGAAAGAAGGCAAATTTTACTCTAAAATCGTTTTAgttaatatcaattttttttcaaagaactGGAAAGGATCCccaaagagaacaaagaatcaCTCAAAGCATAAGCCAAAGCCAGCAATGACTCACAAGGAAGCAAAATAATTTCAAGATATATCACTGTATATTTTCAAGCTGATTTTCTCCCTTACCTAAAAAATCTGCAATAGTATTGCCATTAGTGAATCTGCCTGTTGGACCAGCTGGAAAGTCTATGCCATATGGTTTGTAATTCACTTTTGCAGAAGTATTGAGGAAATTATTGTTTCCACTATCTACCAAAGAATCTCCAAATACATATAAGGCAGGAGCAAGGGGACCTGAGCACCTTGCCAAGAAGAATTGAGGAAATAAGCAAAGTAAGAGTAGAAACATTGGAAAGTTGTTAGCCATgttttcttgaattcttgaaCTGAGTTGCCAAATGAATTttataggaagaaaaagagactcttattatatttttctaatgAATAGTGAATGAATAGTATCTAATTTCAGGTAACAACAATTGCAggtggtgagctgtggtgtgcacaAAACCCATGCTCACCCGGAGGTCTTGAGTTTTAAGTCTTTCGGACTgttatttagtattttttttaataggaaaaagaggttgtttccaagttttgaacaaCCTCTGATAGTTGAAATAAGGTTACAAACAGTTAAATTATGTTTATGacttattttttttgctaatgatgggtatccaggccttcagccCATACTAACTccaccattcaactttcattgaaagtagtgaagagcactaaacaccccatgaAAGTGGCCCAAAATGTGCCTAATGGGAGTCAAACTTAAGATGTCTGAAtttatggctcgtaccaagttcctTGTTCATCAACTACGCTACCCCCTCTGGGTAATTATGTTTATGACTTTtctattgaaagaaaagttgaaaTAACACATGAAGGTTGCGGAAGTTTACACAAACtcaaatttttccattttttttttcttttccacagGTATACTATTTTTCAAAGCCACTCCACAGAAACCGGATCCTGTCCTGAACCATAACCACTTGCAACAATCTCACTTGGCCGACTCCTTCGATTGACCCAAACGTGTAAAATGCTATAGACTTTATTCCAAGGCCTTACCACTGAATTTAGACAGGTCTTTGTTCAACGAAAATGGCTTGTATGCATAATAAGAACAGAAATATTAATTTATAGATGGAAGATAACATCATGACAGCTGTGCTTTGAAAGTTTAGACTAATAGATAACAAGTTTGAAACAATAGATAGATGTCACTTCTGGTCTTCCCATGTGATCGGATTAGCTAGTTTATTTGTTATTTACAATTTAATACATGAATAATTATGTTGGATAATCTATTAAAGATGCAGATTACCGAAGAAGTTTGTCTGATCttgaaatatttttaatttttttaattttggagtTGGGTATGGGGTTTGATTTTATCTGAAGATCGCTGCATGTGTAAATGATGATGTCGACAATGTTTGGGCTCACCGACATTGCCCTTCGGCAGGGAAAatgtccaagaagaagaagaagaagagagagggtgtTTTTGTTAAAGACTTAAGAATGATTTAAGGTTGTTTGAACTAGGGTATCAAATCCAGGCCAAGAATTGTAATCGATCGTTCTTGGTGTAAGGTTTGTATCCATAGATCACTGATCAAAACTGACTGACTACAATCCTGATCCATTTACCCCAATGGGTTGAGAGCCCCCTCAATATAATCTTAACTTCCACTACCATGAAGTATGAAATAAAGATTTTAAGGGTATCTGATGCTCCTAACTTAATAggacatttcatttaaaaaaaaaaaaaaattaaccaatAGCATATTCTAAAGACTTTGTAAGGCCCATATAAAGTCCATTTTATTGGAGGAAACCTTCACGTCAGATTttgagaagggggagggggagggggNNNNNNNNNNNNNNNNNNNNNNNNNNNNNNNNNNNNNNNNNNNNNNNNNNNNNNNNNNNNNNNNNNNNNNNNNNNNNNNNNNNNNNNNNNNNNNNNNNNNNNNNNNNNNNNNNNNNNNNNNNNNNNNNNNNNNNNNNNNNNNNNNNNNNNNNNNNNNNNNNNNNNNNNNNNNNNNNNNNNNNNNNNNNNNNNNNNNNNNNNNNNNNNNNNNNNNNNNNNNNNNNNNNNNNNNNNNNNNNNNNNNNNNNNNNNNNNNNNNNNNNNNTTCATTGGTAGAATGGATAGAATTAGGGAAAGAAGGTCCCACAGGTAATGAATGGGAAGACAGAAAaattggaagaagaaaggattttTTCCCCTACTTTAGAGTTCAATTTTAGATATGACCCGTTTAAATGGTCCAATAGTTTGTCTAAGGCCTATTTAGCCTGACCGACCAAATATAGGTAGCTTGATTAAATTCCAAGCCTAACCTACCAATTATAATCAGTACTATGCCTACCCAACGTAAGCTTGATTAGTTAAACGGGCGGTCATGGTGCATGTGGTTAAATTGGtcaaagcccgattaagcccaacCTATTGACATCTATTTTTGCCTTTTGAATCAGAATACTCACGTCAAGATTCCTCTGAATCGATATGTCATATCAGAttatttttaggattttttttatacCTTTAACTTAGAAAACTTTAGGGATTTGGGGATAAAAGGCAATTAAAAGAAGGTACCAGGTTTGAAATACGTACTTAGAGACTCCCAACAAATAAACAGTTTTGATGAAAATTAAGAGTTCAAAAGATATTGGAAAGATCTACCCCtgtgttaaaaaataaaaaaaaaaaaaaaaaaaaaaaaaaaaacagttctTATTATGATTTTATGGTTTTACCCTTGGACCATACATCTGTATCGGTTTCGAAAGGGTCAAGATCGTTACCATTCTGATCTAGCCAATACTGACCGATAGAATCCAAGTTTAGGCTCTTTGGTGGATACCCAAGTGCGTTTGTCCATTGGAGGGCATAGGAAACATGATTGGTAAAAGTtcattttcccttattatttatttatttttttgggttaaaaaatGCTACCTGCTTGTGTGGCCACTGTGTCAATGCACAAACCAGCGGGAGGCTGTGCAAAGACATCTTTGGGGCATTTGGGCTGGGGCAGCATAGTATTTTTGCACAcctgtgtctaggtgtagacaCACATAAGTATG from Macadamia integrifolia cultivar HAES 741 chromosome 14, SCU_Mint_v3, whole genome shotgun sequence encodes the following:
- the LOC122060757 gene encoding GDSL esterase/lipase 7-like; this encodes MANNFPMFLLLLCLFPQFFLARCSGPLAPALYVFGDSLVDSGNNNFLNTSAKVNYKPYGIDFPAGPTGRFTNGNTIADFLAQYLGLPVVPPYLGLSKAQKSKTITGINYASGSAGILQNSGKVLGMNLELQKQIEFFQETVNHYLPKNFKTKEEFSQYLSKSIFVVEIGNNDYLANYLLPAYYNSSHLYSPVQFSGILLKKLKHHLQDLYNLGARKILVFNIAAVGCIPSKLYSKNLTTGCVEDDNQLVSIYNEGLPDILQELSDTLNGSTFVLGDLYGFIYDVNQNPYKYGFTNRSPCCVINNATSACQEDVPPCVNRTSHIFWDSAHPSQQTNLLLATDCFIGTTQCTPIDILKLTQKQ